In Danaus plexippus chromosome 3 unlocalized genomic scaffold, MEX_DaPlex mxdp_34, whole genome shotgun sequence, the DNA window tttaatttaaattaccgaCACGTGTACATTCAAACTCGCCAAAGttcaaaagttaataatggtcactgtagtttaaaataagtgtAATTCGAAAGTAGAAAAGgaggacatttttataaaccaaaattCTGCAGCTGCCGaaaataatgcatatataaaagaattgaaattCCATGCGTCCACCACAAACAttcttttacttataatattactgttgATGAGTCTGTTTATCATCTACGTTGTATGGAGAGTATACCGAAAAATGCATCATCGCTGGGTCCAGCAgggtatatatcaatatgTACTTCGTGGATCGATCAGACGTCAACGGGCTACCCTACACGGTTCTCCAGCTGTTGCTGAACAAGAAACATAAATTGAAGTGATTTTAGATTGGAGCCGCgtctaaaaattgttaatattcaagAAAGAAAAGCTTGTGATTTGTCCAAACAGTGCGCGAGTAACGTGACTCCGGAATGCAGAACATGCCTATATAAGGGATGCAACGTAGAGACGGactttgatagttttatataattataataatacatattatgtagcgatatattgtaataactaGATAATTAGTGTTAaggtattcatattatttttgtataacttcaaaatacgtaattagtaataatgaattttagtaatatgtataatttttatattttgatatggcagatgatttaaaaatattgtgccaagagttaaaatttattaaagaatacttAAGGAAAATTGGTCCTGAGCGTAGAAAGGGTAACATTTACATTGTTAAGTTAAGCGAAGCAAATAGTTTGTATAgccaatatttaacattaaattcttatttgcaAGAAGAAGTAAATTGTGGTAATGTTAGTGCTAGCGATAGTGAATTGATTGTCGATTACTCACAGcaatttctttcattgtataaagatattgttagATACTCTTCAACGTCATCCGATTCGaaagaatttattagtaattcagGTCAGACTATAGAAACTATAAACAtggaaaaatttgattttaaggtTGCTCTGAGTTTGTTACCGGTTATGAATGACGACTTATCTGTAACTAAACAATTAATAGATTCCgttgaatattatgaaaccACCCTTACTGCCGATTCTAAGccccaattaataaattttgtgttaaaaaatcgtttatcGCAATCagcaaaacttaaattacatcCAAGCTATTCTAGTATTTCAGACTTAAttcatgatatgaaaaaagagCTTTTGCCGAAAAAATCTGCTACGGCCATCCAAACACGATTGCTGAATTTTAAGCAGAATGAGTTGACCATCGAAGAATACGGTAAGCAAATCACTGAAATGTTTGTTGACTTAACTATTTCACAGGCAGATAACGACCCAGAGACTTATAAGGTGCTTAAGCCCTTAAATGAAAAGCAAGCAATCAAACGATTTGCTGATGGACTGCGAAATCATAGAACCGGGACTATTATTACAGCACGTAACTTTACATCTTTAAAAGACGCTATTCAATCTGCATTAGATGAGGAGTTGCCATCCACTTCTAATTCCAATTTAAtgagcataaataaaaaagtttcctGTTTTCGAAATTCCAGGGGACGTTATAATTACCGAGGTAATCAATATCGAGGGTACCGTGCCCATCCACAGCACGGCGGTGGTATGCGCAGAGGCCAACAACCAACGTGGCGTGGCACACAACGAGGTAGATCATGGCGTGGTAATTCCCGCCCGTACCAGAATAgaggtatgaaaaataaaaacaatagcttAAACGCTGGGCAAAATCAAAGTTATGTAAACATCATCGATCGAAATAATTCACAGTCCCAACCCACCCCATctgttgataataataatcagtttTTTCGTGAGTAAaggtcatatattttcatgtaacaATCATTCGCGTTTAgttcaatttacttttaacaattgttttgCATCACATTGTTTAATTGACACCGGCGCATCAATTTCTGCGCTAGAATCGaaacttgtttataattataacattccaTTCCATAAAGAGAAATGTGAGTTTAGCGGAATTGGAGGTAGTGTTGAAGCAATTGGATATGTCTTTCTTAATTTGGAAGTGCCCCAAGGatcttttaaacataaattctttgtatttgataCTCTACCTACTAAAGTTTCTGCTATAATTGGCGATGACTTTTGCAAAAAGTATGCGGCGGTAAttgattatgaaaacaattatttttcattgattaattcaaataatgatcgaatttatttacctacttttagtaatattaataatgaggtTTTGTATATTCCGTCGCGATCGgaatctatacattttataaatactgatATGAAAGATGATTGTGTGGTATGTTCGAAAGAGTTATCGGAAGGTGTTTACTTAGCCAGTATGTTAGTAAGTCCAATTAGAGGGAAAATACCGAttcgaataataaatacaaccgACAGAGATTTTTGTTTGAGTGACGTAAGCCCTAACATTTATAGTACGAGtgagtataatatatgtatgtttggaaAATCGAATAAGAATTCGGAAcgcgtaaaaaaattattttctgttttaaaattacacgaaTATCTTAAGGGGGAAGAACAGGTATCAATCGAAAACATATGTGCGAAATACTgtgatatcttttatttacccGGAGACAGCTTGACTGTGACTGATatctataaacatacaattacattaaaacccAATGTAGATCCAGTTTATGTAAAACCATACAGATTACCCCATTCTcaaaaagtagaaataaaaaggcaattagataaaatgttaaatcaagGAATAATTGAACCTTGTAAGAGCGAATGGTCAAGTCCCATTCTACTAGTGCCTAAAAAATCGGAAAGGAACGATAAAAAATGGAGATTAGTAATCGATtatcgtaaattaaataattccatagtTGATGATAAGTTTCCTTTGCCgaatattacagaaatactCGACTCTCTTTcaggttgtatatattatacacatttagACTTAAATCAAGGTTTCTATAATGTAGAATTAGATCCAAATAGCCGTAGGTATACAGCATTCTGTTCTGGTCAATACCAGATGACCAGAATGCCAATGGGTCTTAAAACCAGTCCCAGCTCTTTCTCTAGAATGATGAATATGGCTATGGCAGgcttaacatttgaaaaatgttttatttaccttgaTGACATCATAATTTTTGGTAGAAATTTAGCagatcacaataaaaatttaacggaAGTATTTGAAcgattaaaacaagttaatttaaagctaAACCCCGATAagtgtacattttaaaaaaggaattactGTATTTGGGTCATGTTGTATCTGGAGATGGTGTTTTACCGGATCCTGATAAAATCAAAGTCTTACAAAATTATCCTATTCCTACTAATACAGGCGAGGTAAAACGCTTTGTAGCATTCGCGAACTTTTATCGTAAATTTATTCGAAATTTTGCAgagaaagctttttatttaaataaattatgccgtaaaaatgtacaatttcaTTGGAGTGACGAGTGtcaacattcatttaattcattaaagcaAGATATGATGTCACCTCCGTTACTGCAATACCCAGATTTTTCTGAAAGTAACCAATTTGTAGTTCAAACGGATGCATCAGGTTACGCTATAGGAGCCGTACTGTCCAATAAAAATGGTAAACCTATAGCATATGCTAGCCGAACTTTAAATGGAGCGGAGAAAAACTACCCAACAATcgaaaaagaattattagcgATTGTATGGGCTGTTAAACACTTCCGGCCTTATTTATACGGACgttctttcaaaatttatacggACCACAAACCTctcatttatctttttaacatGAAAGATCCTTCGAGtaggttattgaaatttagacTTGCTCTCGAAGAATACGATTATATAGTAGAGTATGTAAGAGGAAGTGAAAATTCCGCCGCAGATGCTTTATCTAGAATACGTATTACATCGAAAGACTTAAAAGATATGAGTGAGTGTAGTTTGAATGTGTTGACTAGAGCTCAGAAGAAAAGGATGGAAGAGGAGCATAGTATGTCAGGGATGAACAATGATTCTTTGTGTGATAGTGTGAATACTGACGATTGGCTTGATCACCCAAGAGTCGTAGAGATACACAACAAACCGAAGATAtcgatagaattaagatttatcaacaaaagtaatttacaaaaattacgaaaGGACAATGAAATCGCATGCGAATCTAGAActtttatatacgttttaaagaaaatgacaatttatataaatccagCTATTCGATCACAATTATCGCGAGGCGAATTTGTGAGGGAGCTGtctgatttttgtaaaaaaataaatattaacgaagtATACTTCatgaaatgtaaagaaaaaaataaatttatagagcaagtaataaatgaaattaatagtattgaaaattGGCCCGGTCCAAGAATTATtgtgttaaatgaaattgaaagaaTTGACAACAAAGACGACCaaagagtaatattaaatgattttcatcTCCTCCCCACTAGTGGCCACGCGGGTATTAAGAGGATgttgaataacattaaaaaatattacttttggcCAGGTATCGAACGAGATATAACAGCATTTGTGAGACGCTGTGACAAATGCCAGAAACAAAAGTATTCTATACCCGTTAGGGAGCCTATGACTGTAACTTCTACAGCTCAATCTCCCTtcgaaaaaattttcttagatATTGTAGGACCTTTAGATAgagatagtaataattattcatatatattaacactcCAATGTGAGTTATCTAAATACGTAGAAGCATATCCGTTAGTTTCTAAGAGTTCAGTTGAAGTTGCACAGGCATTCGTAAATAACTTCATTCTTCGACATGGAATACCCAAGGAAATAGCCACAGATCGAGGTACCGAGTTTATGTCTACAGTAATGAAAGAGgtatgtagtttattaaaaattaaaaaattaaattccacaGCATACCATCATGAGAGCATCGGCGCTTTAGAAAATTCCCATAAGAGTTTAGGAGCATTTTTACGCATACAGACTGACAACCACTCCGAGTCTTGGAGTTCCTGGCTACCCTTTTGGTGTTTCTCGTATAATACTTCCGTTCAccgtgaaacaaaatataccccATTCGAGTTAGTTTATGgcaaaaaaatgtactttacCTAGTAACTTAACAAAAACCGTAGAACCCCTCTATAATTACGATGATTAtccattagaattaaaatatcgcCTACAAACCTCACAAAAAGAAGCAAgagaaaatcttataaatagtaaaattgttcgaaaatcaaaatatgataCTAAAATGAACcctataacttttaaaatcaatgattTGATATTAGTTAAAGAAGAAACAGGCAACAAACTCAGCGCAATTTATTCCGGTccatatttagttattaaggATTGTTCACCAAatgttgaaatattgaaagatggaaaaaattatgtgattCACAAAAATCGAACGAAATTGTATTACccttaaaatatacgtaaaaaattataatatgatatgtaTACACATTGTagttcattttttttgtaattataataatagtcttaagtttttattatgatttctttaattttgtacCTATGTCAATAATATGATGatttaaatactgttttaacataaaaaaaaaaaagaaatatatgcaattctttttttctttgagagGGAAGGTGTGGTATCTATCTAGATATACACATGTTTAGTgccatcataatataaaacccaCACCAGTAACGTTAATAAAGTAGTCTTATATCAACATTCGGGCGTTTCATTTCCCTCGTCCTTATACCTCAAGGTCATGATGGATGTGCTTACTAAGTATCGAGTTTTTGGTGACACACGTTGTTATATGTACTCGGTGGAATGGCAGAAGCGTGGACTACCGCATGCTCATATCCTAATTTGGTTGCTGAACAAATTACATTCAAATGAAGTGGATGACATCATATCAGCTGAAATTCCTGATCCAGTCACTGATCCCCATCTACACGACATTGTGACGACACAGATGGTGCATGGACCGTGCGGTGCATTAAATCCATTATCGCCTTGCATGACTGATGGAAAGTGCACAAAACGATATCCGCGACCGTTAGTTGCTGAAACAGTTACAGAGAACGATGGATATCCAGTTTATCGTCGGCGTTCAAAAGAAGATAATGGTCGAACTATCAAAGTTAAAGTTCAAAATCAAGAAATTGAGATCGGAAATTAATTCATTGTACCACATTGCCCGCTACTATCACGAATTTTCGAAACACATGTAAACGTTGAGAGTTGTCATTCGGCCaaatcaatcaaatatttgtgCAAGTACGTCACAAAAGGCAGCGACATGGCTGTTTGGTATTGCGTCGGAAAATGCGAATGACGAAATCAGCAACTTCCAAATGGGCAGATACGTCAGTACTAATGAAGCACTGTGgcgattattttcatttctaattCATGAAAGATATCCCACAGTTGTACATTTAGCAGTGCATTTGGAAAATGGCCAAAGAGTTTACTTCACTGAGGCTAAAGAAGCACAACGAGCTGAGAGACCACCATCGACAACATTGACTAGCTTCTTTGCAATGTGTGAAGCAGATCCATTCGCAGCGACGCTGATGTACGTTGAAATGCCCAAGTATTACACTTGGAATCAATCAACAAAGAAATTCCAACGTCGCAAACAAGAAACCCCAGTTCCAGATTGGCCACAGGTGTTTTCCACTGATGCACTAGGTCGCATCTATACTGTTCATCCTAGAAatgatgaatgtttttatttgcgaCTGCTGTTGGTAAATGTACGTGGACCAAAATCATTTGCGCATTGGAAAACTGTGAATGGCCACCAATGCCAAACATATCGAGAAGCATGTCAACTATTGGGTTTGCTAGAGAACGATTCTCATAGGGATTTAACACTTGCGGATTCAGTTGTTTCATCAAATGCGTACCAAATACGAACGCTGATCGCAATTATCATCACCACATGTTTTCCTTTACAACCAATTCAGTTATGGAACAAATACAAAGACGACATATGTGAAGATATCTTGCATCGCTTGCGCATTCAAACGAATAATCCTGACATGCAAATAACCGATGAAATCTACAATGAATGATTGATTCTGATTGAGGATCAATGCTTGACTATTGCAAACAAGCTACTGATTGAAGTAGGAATGATTGCACCAAATCGATCGATACACGATGCATTCAACCAAGAATTAAATCGAGAGCTGCAATACAATGTTGATACATTGCAGGAATTCGTTCAAAATAATGTGCCGTTGCTGAATGAACAGCAAAAACCAGTATACGAAACATTAATACAAACGGTGGACAATAATACTGGTGGTCTATTCTTCCTGGACGCATCTGGAGGAACAGGGAAaacatttcattgattttggCCACTATTCGATCAACAGGTGACATAGCTTTGGCGTTAACATCATCTGGAATTGCGGCAACTCTTCTAAATGGCGGTCGTACTGCACATTCTGCGCTTAAGTTGCCAttcaatttaaacacaattgaGACTCCAACATGCAATATTTTCCGATCCAGTGCAATGGGAAAATTGTTGACGCAATGCAAGCTCTCATTGTTTGGGATGAGTGCACAATGGCACTTAAGAAATCACTTGAAGCACTTAACTTCACACTGTAGGATCTTCGGcgaaataacaacatttttggcGGCTTGATGATATTGTTGGCAGGCGATTTCAGGCAGACGTTGCCAGTAATTCCCCGTGGAACTCCTGCAGATGAATTGAATGCTTGCCTAAAGGCGTCACCTTTATGGAATAACGTAAAAACATTATCGCTAACCACTAATATGAGAGTTCAACTTCAAAATGATCAAAGTGCTGcacaattttcaaaacaattgttaGCTGTTGGAAATGGAAAAGTCCCAGTTGATGCGACATCTGGATTATTTACTCTTACCAACGACTTTTGCCGATTTGTAGACTCTCAACTAGctcttattgaaaatgttttcccAAACATTAGTGAGAATTATCAGAATTATGCTTGGTTAAGTCAACGAGCAATTCTTGCCGCAAAGAATAATGATGTACACGCACTGAATTTCACCATTCAATCAAAAATCGATGGCGATTTGGTGACATACAAATCCGTTGATTCCATAACAAATCCCGATGATGTACATTATCCAACGGAGTTTTTGAACTCTCTGGAGTTACCAGGTTTTCCACCACATAACTTGCAACTCAAAGTTGGTACAGTTATTATGATATTGCGTAATTTGAATCCACCGCGACTTTGCAACGGTACTCGACTTGCGGTAAAAAGACTTATGCCGAATTTGATTGAGGCAACCATTATTAACGGAAAGTACGCAGgtgaaaatgtatgtattcctCGAAAACCAATGATTCCGACTGATCTTCCGTTTGACTTCAAACGATTGCAATTTCCAGTTCGCCTTGCGTTCGCAATGACAATTAACAAGTCGCAAGGCTAATCGCTTAGGCGCTGACTCCACGAGCGAGAGAATCGCGGCGATATTATCGTCGTGCCACGTATTTCTATACATTCTCTATGGAACCGTCTCCACACGGCGATATTATCGCCGCGATGCGACGAGTGACAACGAGCGCGCGAAACGTCACTACATCATTGCTAGCCGGCCGCGACTAGCAGCGGGCCCACCGCGCTCTCACGACGAGCGCGCAGCGGGCGCGCTGTCAAACGCAGCGTCATTTCAGCGTTGCCTCTCGTTATACAAGGACGTTTCGAGAAGCTTTTTGAACAAAAGTACAATGTTTGACATTGAaaagtttataacaaaatggaAATCTTTAAGGGATCAATTTCGTAAAGAGTTAAAGTTGCAGCAATGTCCAAAATCCGGTCAAGCTGCCTCAAAACGACGAAAGTATGTTCATTATGAtgcattactttttttaaagaaacacaCAGAACACGCTTCAACATCGTCATACATGATCAATGAGGACAGTCAAGATGTTCTTGATGATGACGACAGTTCGGTTAATACCAACCCTAGTGTTACGGAACCATCCACgtctaataaaaagaaaacattagtCCAAATGTTTCTGGAATCGAATAAAGAGATATCGAATGTTATGCGCGAGAGTATagatatacaaagaaataatgttCAACCACAGTATCGCGACGAGCGTGGAAATGAGGCATTTTTCCGTTCGTTGCTACCACTTatggacaaaataaaaaaagactgTTTAATTGATGCCCGAACTGAGATTATGGCCGTAATTAAGAAATACACACCATCATCACATACATTTCTAGACTCATATTCTCGTACATCTACACCAACAAGCGAGGACGATATTGCTCAAATGTTAGAACACTTTGATGGAatgtaaactttaaatttaatttgatgtaagcgtgtaagtaaaataaatctgCTTTAAACTTAATGTAGTGTTACTGCTAATCTTTCACATACCCCGATACTTTTCCTCATATTAGTATCTTGTTTTGATAAGTGTCTTGATAGTACACTTAACAGTTCATCGATAATAGGAATTGGcattaaatattcatcttCAAACCATTCTGGATGATTTCGATATTCTTCATAATTCACATGGAAATGTCCATGACTTTCACGACTTCTTTTCcctttttaacaataacaataactgCATATTTATTCACTAGCGTACTTGCAGAAGCCTCACACCTCGTCTacctgtgatcacggttgctgcaaagtaaccgaaacgtcgggattatgtagtttttaaataataaaatccgcgtagtaaatgcgaataatactagtttcgtGCTGTCATCGTTGCTTTACACAACGAAGGCAAATCTGAACGTGCGATTGCTACCCAGCTCAAGTTGTCGAAGACTTGTGTTCATAACACAATAACCCGATACAAGGAGACTGGCAGTAATCAAGACAGATCGCGGTCGGGAAGGCCGAGAGAGCTAGAACTTCTAGCGAGGATAAGTTCATCGTGGTAACAAGCAAGCGAAATAGACGCCTGACAGCACCAGAAATCCGCGCTGAAGTGAACAAATCCCGGTCTACACCTGTGTCATTGACCACAGTGAAAAGAAGACTAAGAGACGCTAATTTATTTGGTCGCGTAGCCGTCCGAAAACCTCTCTTAAGGGGGGAGCCTGCTTTAAAGGCTTcaaaaaatcgatttttttttgcataaatgTCTTCCCAAACTATCCAAGAATGTGCccataaaatttcaaaagcaaattcaaattattttcggAGTTACAGAAGAAATAGTGAGCAAGCGTCAAACAGTTATACGAGCGGCCGGATCGCTCGAAGTGCCCGCGCTCCGCCCCTCGATCTATTGTATGTATTGTACCCATTGTAACCATTCTAAGAATCCAAAGGGACCAACAGTTCTTCGAGACACTTCTGACTATTCGTAGAAGCCCATTGTGGAGCTATGGTAGGGATAAAAGAatgtattataactatatcCCTTCTTTGCATCGTGATGGAAATTTCCATCATAccat includes these proteins:
- the LOC133320112 gene encoding uncharacterized protein LOC133320112, which produces MFDIEKFITKWKSLRDQFRKELKLQQCPKSGQAASKRRKYVHYDALLFLKKHTEHASTSSYMINEDSQDVLDDDDSSVNTNPSVTEPSTSNKKKTLVQMFLESNKEISNVMRESIDIQRNNVQPQYRDERGNEAFFRSLLPLMDKIKKDCLIDARTEIMAVIKKYTPSSHTFLDSYSRTSTPTSEDDIAQMLEHFDGM